TCACCTCTAAAACATGGTCCACTTGCTTTTTCCAGTGACACAGAGAAAAGTCTCTAACTTGAGAGAACCTTGAACACAAAGGAGTAGTCGATTGTTTATCACAAACCCTCATTCACAAAATCATCtcacattttcttaacagatcATGCCAGACCTGTTCTGTGCAAGCCAGCTGATGGTGTTCCTGATCTTCAGTTCTGTTTTGGGTAGCTGGGTCTTGCCTGGTTCGATCCAGCAGTACCCAAGTGATACAGTGCGCCACAAAGCTGGTGTGCTGGCAGCAGCATTCCATAGGTTGCAGACCTTGGCCATTCTACAACAAACAGGTTCATAAGCAAAAACAGATACGTTAGGAAGTCATTTTAAAAGgttaattataataatataatactaATGATAAGAGGTGCACATATTGTATCCAATCAACTCATCTAATTTCTTTCATATCTGTAATAGTTTTGTCTTTTACCTGCATAGAAAAGGTACGGCTCCATTTTCGCTAACCAACATTTGGAAAATGTTGACCAGTACCTCCACAGGCAGGCTGTGACCCCAACTTCCAGAACTCTCCTCTGAGGAATAAGGAGCAACTTCCCGTTCCACCTTTTTGATCGGTGGTGTCTTTTTTGGACCACGCTTGGGACAAACATTTGTCTTTTTCCGCTTACTGACTTTAGCTTTTCCTActgccaatttttttttttttactcgtcTCTTTGGACTGAAGACATTGTCAAACGAACTGGTGTTCGATATAATCAATAGCATGTCCTCTCCCTCTTGAACAGTGTAGTTAGGTCTTGGAGGCCCTCTGACAgtgttcctttttttcttcttggcCCTGACATTTTTAGGCGCATTACTTGCCTCCCTCTTTAAAGATATTTTCCTTTTAGTGACTTCATTTTTATTTCCCTTAGTTCCGGACGTGCTTGAGTGAGAATCGGCATTTCGTACAACAGATGCTTCTGATATTGCACTCTCTGGTTCCATCTTTACAGGATATCAAACATTCAACTACCCTGAAGAATAATCAATGGGAATCTTAAAGTGAGAGAGGTTGATGACTGAAATTGTCTCGGTTATCTGTACATTATGATTTAGCGATTAACTATAACGAACTTAAGGAGGGATTTTTGTAAAATAGATAAATAAACTCGattgctggttagctagcaccATCCATCTAAGATAGCAGTGACCACGGTTTGTCAACAATGCActcaacccacaatgcacttcACGAGTTCCGGGTTGACTTGAGCAGAGTGTCACGTGAATCACGTAGAGATAGTTCCAGGAAGTTCCTGGCGAGGAACGCGATTTTTGGTAATTAGCAGTAAATAAATGCATTAATTTACAACATAGCATACCAACATGTGTATGTAGGCTATATCAGTGTAAAAGTACAATTCGCTCATATTTGAGGATTAGTGTGAGCAGATAGCATCACCCGCCTTGTTGTTGACATATTTTAGGATAATGCAGCCAAGCCACGTGAAGCCTAATAGTAGCCTAATATTCTATTTTATGGCTCTGGCCTAACGTTACCTTGGTAAGGAGCTGGATGCTGTTGTCTATTGCTTTTAATTATTTTTGTAAATTATGTTTAAATTATTGTGCCATGTTCTTAAACTTGAATAGTAGGCTAGAGAAATCACATCCTGTCTATTGATATATTTAGAGGGATGGGAAGGAAAGGAATGTTTCAAGATTCAGATTATTTTCAATTTCCGAtaattaaatgtaatgttttgttttttagatgtgtctgtgtccttTCCTCCATGTTGTATCTGCATAGTGTCCAGCATGGTTTGCTGTGCTGCGTGGGGGTGCTCCAATCGCTCAGAGCAAGGAGTACGCATGTACGGTTTCCCcaaggacacagagaggagggcgAAATGGTTGACTAAAACCAGCAGGAGCAACCTTCCTGTGACTAAAGATTACAACAACACAAAAATATGTGAGGTAATCATATTCAAATGCTGCATTTGCACTTTTTCACAGACACCATTGGGGAGCTTAAATGTTTGCTTTATTAAAAACATCGAAAGGCTTACAAAATATGTATGTGAGTAGACTAAACTGAGCTGTTTGTGTGGGAAGTAAACTCAAGTCGCTCACTGCAGGCACATTTTGAGGAAGACCAGTTTCTCAAGACCCGGAAGGGCAAGACCAAGCTGAGACCTGATGCTGTTCCCACCATCTTTCTGCATCTCCCCTTTGAACAGAGGTCTCCAGCACCTCAATGCACCGTTAAACCTGTCAAAAGAATGTCCATAGCTGATGAGCACAGCTATAGTGTTAAAGGTAAAACAGATATCATAAGTACAAACTCTCAATCATTTTAGTAATGTTTCCTATTTTGAAGTGATACGATATTGTTTTGAATGCAAAAAAAATGAACAGTGCCACATGTTCTACTCACATCAGTTCCAAGGATTGAGGAAAGAAGGGATGAGGAGACAGTGAGAAGGAAAGGTGAAAGTGAAGTAATAGAGGACTTGACCAGTGAGGCATCACTGCTCCTCCCCTGTTCAGCACCATCTCCTCCCACAGTAAGTTACTCATATGTACACTAACAAGATTACTTATACACTAGAATACATGTTTAGCATGATTACTTATACAATACTGTAGTTTTATGCTTTATAGCATTTAGTATGATTCCCCATTGGGCCCAGTATGACTAATTTTTCAAAATTGCTGGCCTATTTTAAACTTACCTTGTGTTTTTAACCTCACCTAGGTCCTCCAACAGCCCTCTCCCGATGTCATCAGTCCAAAATCACCTGAGCTGCAACACAATATTGACAGGTAGATGCTCTACCGTAGAGCCTAATAGTCTACAGAATCACAGAGACAAAAAACACGCAAACCAttaattatgtttttatttactGTTTAGAAGTCACAATGCACTCCTCACACAAATCCACACCTTATCAATAACGTTTTTTTAACGTTTTAACGAGAATGAACGTTAGGCCTATGTGTTGCTAACTTTATCCAGTAGCAGGCCTGTTATCTGTTAAATTTCCCctaaatgtacacatttagtGGGGGATAATCCACTAACAACCTTTAATACGCATGTTGATTTGATTCAGATAACTACTTGCCCTTTAAAAGTGCATCAGTGGCGTCAACGACGTTGACGCTACTCTCTCTTTACGTTGCTTCGCTGAGTGGTCGAGATTTTCGGATGACCCGCCCTCTTCTGAATAATCTTCCAATTCATTGTTAAATTCCAATGAGAGCTTCGAAGCAAGCAAGTTGAAACAAGCTAACTAGAAGTAGCTAGTAGCTTAGCTTGAGCAATGAAGTAGTTTAACGTTGCTTCAAGAATACAAATAAGACGGATTTTCGGTaagcagaaatgtgttcatAGTTCTACAAGTGACTTATAGTTCATGTGTCGCTAGATAAAGTATTTATGGCTACATTTGCAAGGCTATCGCTATGCAGTTACCACAGCCAATGCTGCGTGCTATATACGATAACCTAATGAAATGTGTTCTATGTTTGTATATGCAGATGTGCATCCACATATTTTGAAACCTGCTTCTCAAGCTATACATCTTGTAACACACCAACAATGGAAGACAATCAAAGTCATCTGAGCGGGAATACTGTTGTTATTGAGGCCGATTTGAGTGAGTAGTTTACAGATTGTATTGCACAGATTGTAACTAACGATGTAGTAACTAACAGAATGAGGTCTTAGTTTCCTTTTGGCTAAGTTAAAAAATCCTGAAGATAATAAGATTTGTTTTCTCACCTTATAGTTTGTTTTAATTATCTAATTGTACTTTAAATCTTGCGTTTCAGGGGATGACAGCTTTACAAAGCTTGTTGGAGATTTCTTGGGACCTCAGTCTGGGGAGGACCTGGGCTTGGATGAGCAGCCATGCAAGAACAGACTTTTGATTCAAGTTGGACTAATGAGGGAAGACAACCAGCTCTCCTGGGCGGCAGTTGTAGAATGGCTTCAGAAGATTTTTCCAATGCATCAGTCTGCAGATTTCCATGCTCTGATTGAAAGAGGCATTGCAACAACCTTGAGTTTAGGCACTGAAGCAAGATTAACCTTCCTTGAATCAAATGTTAACTTTGACTTTGTTGGCCCAATATGTGACAGTATCGGAGTAGGGAGAGCAGACCTGTTGGAGATGAAGGATTTTTCTGAGAGAGCATCATCTGTTGAGATTACGAATGGGTTGATTCTTGAGTTAAGTAACTTTGTCATCAGGGAAAAAGTTGACTCCTTAATGTTGGTATCTTGGCTTCGGATTTTCAATCCACTGTTCTGTAGGAATGGTAATGTTCAGAAAGCAAACAAAGTACTTAAGCCAAAATTGAAAGAAATCAGGCTTCAATATCGAAACTACAATACTAACAGAAACAGGAGGAATGCCATGATGGGAGATTTCCTCCAAAGTCCTTTTGAACTTGTTTCACATGACAACGGTGCAGATAGCTTAAGTCAAAGATTTGGTATGAATAAACGCATGAAGAAAGACCTTTTGTCAACACACAAGAGAAAGGAGCCAGAAGTCAAAATCATTAAAGAGGAAAGTGAGTGCATTGACATACAACCCATGGTCCAAGTcaaagaggaagaggatctTTCCAGTGATGAAGAACCCCATGTGGTGCAAAACTCACTTGACCAGGTTGAGAATCCAGATGAAGGCAAAGGAGAAGCCTTAACACTGCTGGACATAGCTATGCTCTCTGTCCAAAAGCTAACAAGTGTTTATGGTGGGAAAACTGATGCTTCGAAGCAAGTTTCCCTGGATCTTCTCAAGAACCAGTATAATCTAACTTGTAAAGAAAACACAGCCATGAAACAATTTGAAGACAAAATCACAGAGCTTAAAGATTATCACTCGCTAATCTCTCCCTTACATTTCCTACACTACAATGCCCATTTTCTTGTTGACTTGCATGATGCAATTGAGAAAGAGCTGATGAGTTTTGAAAACAGGATAACTCGCTCCACAGGAGAGAAGCTAGGGCGTGACAGGAATGCAAAATTCAAGAGATTTGTGAGCTTCTCTGAGAGTGCCACGTCTCGATACGTCCACATGGCCTGTGACGTGTTGAGCCCTCGAGCTCCTGTCAAGCAGAACTACAGACGACACTGGATCGCCTTCTGTGAAGAGAAAAACAACCCCTCACAACTTGCTGTCAACCGATCAAATCGGTTCAACAACTACTTTGAAGCAGCAGCGGGTCTCATTCACCATCACGGAGAAATTTCCCTTTTCTTCTCTGATCTGCTGTTGCTTGACAATGACGACTGCCCCAACGTCGTTCTGGAGAGTGTTGCAGAGGATGCTAATGATGAGGTCATACAAGCCTTTGTATGTGTACTCGCGATCATCTACCTGAAGATCCTTGGGCCTTACTGGCAGCTGCTGAAGAGTAAAGCAGAGTACTCCCTTTTCAGCCAGTACATTCTCTGCCTCTACCAGAAGCTCCTGGAGTGGTCCAAGGATCCTTCTCCACTTCTGGAGCCAGAGACCATTGCTAACGTGTTCCTCCAGGTTCCTCTGCAAGAGAAGTCCTTTGATGAGGTGTTCACATTCTGTGGATTCAACTCAGAAAATGTTCACCTGGACCTGATACGGAGTTGTCTCCAGAAGATGGTGAGAGTGATCGCTGCTGTCACTGAAGAGAACCTCAGAGAGTTTTTGCCTGGAGGTGAATATTGCCAAAAGCCCTCTATGGAGCTCTCCTCCATGCTGACCACCTGCACATTCTACACCTTGATGGGTGAGTACCCCTTCGGTCATGCTTATCCATATAAAAGGAAAAGACCGGACAAGATCACCAATCTGCAGTCAAGTAGCTGTTATGAAGATGACAAGGACAGCCCTTGTTCTTCAGAAGATGAGTTTCCCAGTATATATGCCGGGGCCCAAAGAATACAGAAGGGTAACCCTTTGGTGAGTTCCCCTCCCACCAAAAGACCGCGTGGCAAAGTCATAGGCATCTGGAAAGCCAAAAGAAATGATCTGGCCCATAGGAAAAACCTGAGTACTGGAGAGGGTTCCGTTGGAAGCCAAATCTTGGCAGCTGTGGAGAAAAATGGAGGACCTTGCAAAACCAAACAAGATGTTGACAGACTACTGTCAACACTGGAGGGAACAAGACTTTTTCAGAAACGGGAGGCAATACGTTGCCAAATCGGTTATCAAAAATGTGTTGTTGGCTGCAGAGACCCCAGCTTGCATCTTGTGAACTTTTCCCTCTCAAACATGATCTCCAAACTGAAAAATGTGCTGCCTGACGAGGGTGTGAATCAAGCTGATGCTTCAGACCAAGCGGA
This genomic window from Hypomesus transpacificus isolate Combined female chromosome 4, fHypTra1, whole genome shotgun sequence contains:
- the LOC124466730 gene encoding uncharacterized protein LOC124466730 isoform X2; this encodes MHSTHNALHEFRVDLSRVSRESRRDSSRKFLARNAIFVSSMVCCAAWGCSNRSEQGVRMYGFPKDTERRAKWLTKTSRSNLPVTKDYNNTKICEAHFEEDQFLKTRKGKTKLRPDAVPTIFLHLPFEQRSPAPQCTVKPVKRMSIADEHSYSVKVPRIEERRDEETVRRKGESEVIEDLTSEASLLLPCSAPSPPTVLQQPSPDVISPKSPELQHNIDRCASTYFETCFSSYTSCNTPTMEDNQSHLSGNTVVIEADLRDDSFTKLVGDFLGPQSGEDLGLDEQPCKNRLLIQVGLMREDNQLSWAAVVEWLQKIFPMHQSADFHALIERGIATTLSLGTEARLTFLESNVNFDFVGPICDSIGVGRADLLEMKDFSERASSVEITNGLILELSNFVIREKVDSLMLVSWLRIFNPLFCRNGNVQKANKVLKPKLKEIRLQYRNYNTNRNRRNAMMGDFLQSPFELVSHDNGADSLSQRFGMNKRMKKDLLSTHKRKEPEVKIIKEESECIDIQPMVQVKEEEDLSSDEEPHVVQNSLDQVENPDEGKGEALTLLDIAMLSVQKLTSVYGGKTDASKQVSLDLLKNQYNLTCKENTAMKQFEDKITELKDYHSLISPLHFLHYNAHFLVDLHDAIEKELMSFENRITRSTGEKLGRDRNAKFKRFVSFSESATSRYVHMACDVLSPRAPVKQNYRRHWIAFCEEKNNPSQLAVNRSNRFNNYFEAAAGLIHHHGEISLFFSDLLLLDNDDCPNVVLESVAEDANDEVIQAFVCVLAIIYLKILGPYWQLLKSKAEYSLFSQYILCLYQKLLEWSKDPSPLLEPETIANVFLQVPLQEKSFDEVFTFCGFNSENVHLDLIRSCLQKMVRVIAAVTEENLREFLPGGEYCQKPSMELSSMLTTCTFYTLMGEYPFGHAYPYKRKRPDKITNLQSSSCYEDDKDSPCSSEDEFPSIYAGAQRIQKGNPLVSSPPTKRPRGKVIGIWKAKRNDLAHRKNLSTGEGSVGSQILAAVEKNGGPCKTKQDVDRLLSTLEGTRLFQKREAIRCQIGYQKCVVGCRDPSLHLVNFSLSNMISKLKNVLPDEGVNQADASDQAESYGDSNERQSVETSITTDGL
- the LOC124466730 gene encoding uncharacterized protein LOC124466730 isoform X1 — encoded protein: MVCCAAWGCSNRSEQGVRMYGFPKDTERRAKWLTKTSRSNLPVTKDYNNTKICEAHFEEDQFLKTRKGKTKLRPDAVPTIFLHLPFEQRSPAPQCTVKPVKRMSIADEHSYSVKVPRIEERRDEETVRRKGESEVIEDLTSEASLLLPCSAPSPPTVLQQPSPDVISPKSPELQHNIDRCASTYFETCFSSYTSCNTPTMEDNQSHLSGNTVVIEADLRDDSFTKLVGDFLGPQSGEDLGLDEQPCKNRLLIQVGLMREDNQLSWAAVVEWLQKIFPMHQSADFHALIERGIATTLSLGTEARLTFLESNVNFDFVGPICDSIGVGRADLLEMKDFSERASSVEITNGLILELSNFVIREKVDSLMLVSWLRIFNPLFCRNGNVQKANKVLKPKLKEIRLQYRNYNTNRNRRNAMMGDFLQSPFELVSHDNGADSLSQRFGMNKRMKKDLLSTHKRKEPEVKIIKEESECIDIQPMVQVKEEEDLSSDEEPHVVQNSLDQVENPDEGKGEALTLLDIAMLSVQKLTSVYGGKTDASKQVSLDLLKNQYNLTCKENTAMKQFEDKITELKDYHSLISPLHFLHYNAHFLVDLHDAIEKELMSFENRITRSTGEKLGRDRNAKFKRFVSFSESATSRYVHMACDVLSPRAPVKQNYRRHWIAFCEEKNNPSQLAVNRSNRFNNYFEAAAGLIHHHGEISLFFSDLLLLDNDDCPNVVLESVAEDANDEVIQAFVCVLAIIYLKILGPYWQLLKSKAEYSLFSQYILCLYQKLLEWSKDPSPLLEPETIANVFLQVPLQEKSFDEVFTFCGFNSENVHLDLIRSCLQKMVRVIAAVTEENLREFLPGGEYCQKPSMELSSMLTTCTFYTLMGEYPFGHAYPYKRKRPDKITNLQSSSCYEDDKDSPCSSEDEFPSIYAGAQRIQKGNPLVSSPPTKRPRGKVIGIWKAKRNDLAHRKNLSTGEGSVGSQILAAVEKNGGPCKTKQDVDRLLSTLEGTRLFQKREAIRCQIGYQKCVVGCRDPSLHLVNFSLSNMISKLKNVLPDEGVNQADASDQAESYGDSNERQSVETSITTDGL